From Agromyces sp. SYSU T00194, a single genomic window includes:
- a CDS encoding DUF4956 domain-containing protein: protein MGAHPEQNPENHVQQLLVIAIDLVAITVLAFGVYFPRHRRRDLVVAFIGVNVGVVAVSMVLGSTTIGAGLGLGLFGVLSIIRLRSREIEQHEVAYYFASLALGLIAGLGGTADWITGGLMALVVGAMFLGDHPGLLRRYRQQTVVLDRAVTDAAELDRTLEELLGGRVHRATVLRLDLVNDTTQVDVRYEVARDGRRAAGPTARAAVATDTDRLATAAELAEVRR from the coding sequence ATGGGGGCACACCCCGAGCAGAACCCGGAGAACCACGTGCAGCAGCTCCTCGTCATCGCGATCGACCTGGTCGCCATCACCGTCCTCGCCTTCGGCGTCTACTTCCCCCGCCACCGCCGGCGCGACCTCGTGGTCGCGTTCATCGGCGTCAACGTCGGCGTGGTGGCCGTCTCGATGGTGCTCGGCTCGACGACCATCGGCGCGGGCCTCGGCCTGGGCCTGTTCGGCGTGCTGTCGATCATCCGGCTCCGGTCGCGCGAGATCGAGCAGCACGAGGTGGCCTACTACTTCGCCTCGCTCGCCCTCGGCCTCATCGCCGGGCTCGGCGGCACCGCCGACTGGATCACGGGCGGCCTCATGGCGCTCGTCGTCGGCGCCATGTTCCTCGGCGACCACCCCGGCCTCCTGCGCCGCTACCGCCAGCAGACGGTGGTGCTCGACCGGGCGGTGACGGATGCGGCGGAGCTCGACCGCACCCTCGAGGAGCTGCTCGGCGGGCGCGTGCACCGCGCCACGGTGCTCCGGCTCGACCTCGTCAACGACACCACGCAGGTGGACGTGCGGTACGAGGTCGCCCGCGACGGCCGCCGAGCCGCGGGACCCACCGCGCGTG